One window from the genome of Hippocampus zosterae strain Florida chromosome 7, ASM2543408v3, whole genome shotgun sequence encodes:
- the LOC127604158 gene encoding gastrula zinc finger protein XlCGF57.1-like isoform X2, producing MDGWISHSSITMFVMHACLIFLLTVHGTVSHCTGWPQFWTISQLRACVREEGYDVALCSNIVKKIGSSSLTGWPPLMYTMQRRLLQDCKGSSASPKMSKNISEDACPERLDAESFHMKEEEENKEVEQQVRYIKREEEPDYPCTKDDISKDAFPERLDAEPLNIKEEEENKEEEQQIPNIKREEEQLDAEPFHIKEEEENKEEEQQVPYIKREEEPDYPCMKDGENTSLNVDDDEDEESHGDPTCHTDDKPWKCQCGKMFTCQSALKRHVRIHTGEKPFACSVCGQRFFEKGTLKRHTRTHTGEKPFYCLVCGQRFSRKGSLKIHARTHTGENPFSCLVCGQRFSRKENLKLHAKTHTGEKPFACLVCGQSFSRKGSLKIHAKTHTGEKPFSCLVCGQRFSKTGTLKIHTRTHSGEKPYSCSVCGKRFPHKGNLKVHTRTHTGEKPFACLDCGQKFSDKRILKRHTKTHTGEKPFACTDCGQRFSQKAHLKNHRRTHTGEKPFACSHCGKKFSDKRNFKRHARTHTGEKPFACSYCGQKFSFKGSRINHTRTHAGEKPFCCSVCGQKSSDKRTLKNTPEHTLVRTNNLHQSELK from the exons atggatggatggatatcccaTTCCTCAATTACAATGTTTGTGATGCATGCTTGTCTAATTTTTCTTCTTACTGTACACGGTACAGTTTCTCACTGTACAGGGTGGCCTCAATTTTGGACAATTTCTcaactgcgtgcgtgcgtgcgggaggaagggtatgatgtggctctttgcagtaacatagtaaaaaaaattggctcttcgtctctgactggttggccacccctgatgtatacaatgcagaggcgattgctccaagactgcaagggaagctcagcttcccctaaaatgtcaaaaa ATATCAGCGAAGATGCTTGTCCTGAGCGGCTGGATGCAGAGTCCTTTCAcatgaaagaagaagaggagaacAAAGAGGTAGAACAGCAGGTCCGATACATTAAAAGAGAGGAGGAGCCAGATTACCCTTGCACGAAAGATG ATATCAGCAAAGATGCTTTTCCTGAGCGGCTGGATGCAGAGCCCTTAaacattaaagaggaagaggagaacaaAGAGGAAGAACAGCAGATCCCAAACATTAAAAGAGAGGAGGAGCAGCTGGATGCAGAGCCCTTtcacattaaagaggaagaggagaacaaAGAGGAAGAACAGCAGGTCCCATACATTAAAAGAGAGGAGGAGCCAGATTACCCTTGCATGAAAGATGGTGAAaacacatcattaaatgttgatgatgatgaggatgaagagtcTCATGGTGATCCTACATGTCACACTGACGACAAACCCTGGAAATGTCAGTGTGGGAAGATGTTTACTTGTCAGAGTGCTTTGAAAAGACATGTGAGaatccacactggtgagaagccttttgcctgctcagtttgtggccaaagattctttgAGAAGGGAACCTTAAAAAGacacaccagaacacacactggtgagaaacctttttactgcttagtttgtggccaaagattctctagGAAGGGAAGTTTAAAAATACACGCGAGAACACACACTGGCGAGAATCCTTTTTcctgcttagtttgtggccaaagattctctagGAAGGAAAACTTAAAATTacacgcaaaaacacacactggtgagaaaccttttgcctgcttagtTTGCGGGCAAAGTTTCTCTAGGAAGGGAAGCTTAAAAAtacatgcaaaaacacacactggtgagaaac ctttttcctgcttagtttgtggccaaagattctctaaGACGGGAACCTTAAAAATACATACCAGAACACACTCTGGCGAGAAACCATATtcatgctcagtttgtggtaaaagattCCCCCATAAGGGAAACTTAAAagtacacacaagaacccacactggtgagaaaccttttgcctgtttggATTGTGGCCAAAAATTCTCTGACAAGAGAATCTTAAAAAGacacaccaaaacacacactggtgagaaaccctttgcctgtacagattgtggccaaagattctctcagaaggcacacctaaaaaatCACAggagaacccacactggtgagaagccttttgcctgttcaCATTGTGGCAAAAAATTCTCTGACAAGAGAAACTTTAAACGGCAcgccagaacacacactggtgagaaaccttttgcctgttcataCTGTGGCCAAAAATTCTCTTTTAAGGGAAGCCGAATTaaccacacaagaacccacgctggtgagaaacctttttgctgctcagtttgtggccaaaaatCCTCTGACAAGAGAACCTTAAAAAacacaccagaacacacactggtgagaacaaacaacctacatcaatcagagttaaaatga
- the LOC127604158 gene encoding gastrula zinc finger protein XlCGF57.1-like isoform X6, giving the protein MVSVKCCCNFRTMCTRRTSEYEEELCKVTEDYKGQRQLLDAIRRMQPRIVLYRLDISEDACPERLDAESFHMKEEEENKEVEQQVRYIKREEEPDYPCTKDDISKDAFPERLDAEPLNIKEEEENKEEEQQIPNIKREEEQLDAEPFHIKEEEENKEEEQQVPYIKREEEPDYPCMKDGENTSLNVDDDEDEESHGDPTCHTDDKPWKCQCGKMFTCQSALKRHVRIHTGEKPFACSVCGQRFFEKGTLKRHTRTHTGEKPFYCLVCGQRFSRKGSLKIHARTHTGENPFSCLVCGQRFSRKENLKLHAKTHTGEKPFACLVCGQRFSRKGSLKIHAKTHTGEKPFSCLVCGQRFSKTGTLKIHTRTHSGEKPYSCSVCGKRFPHKGNLKVHTRTHTGEKPFACLDCGQKFSDKRILKRHTKTHTGEKPFACTDCGQRFSQKAHLKNHRRTHTGEKPFACSHCGKKFSDKRNFKRHARTHTGEKPFACSYCGQKFSFKGSRINHTRTHAGEKPFCCSVCGQKSSDKRTLKNTPEHTLVRTNNLHQSELK; this is encoded by the exons ATATCAGCGAAGATGCTTGTCCTGAGCGGCTGGATGCAGAGTCCTTTCAcatgaaagaagaagaggagaacAAAGAGGTAGAACAGCAGGTCCGATACATTAAAAGAGAGGAGGAGCCAGATTACCCTTGCACGAAAGATG ATATCAGCAAAGATGCTTTTCCTGAGCGGCTGGATGCAGAGCCCTTAaacattaaagaggaagaggagaacaaAGAGGAAGAACAGCAGATCCCAAACATTAAAAGAGAGGAGGAGCAGCTGGATGCAGAGCCCTTtcacattaaagaggaagaggagaacaaAGAGGAAGAACAGCAGGTCCCATACATTAAAAGAGAGGAGGAGCCAGATTACCCTTGCATGAAAGATGGTGAAaacacatcattaaatgttgatgatgatgaggatgaagagtcTCATGGTGATCCTACATGTCACACTGACGACAAACCCTGGAAATGTCAGTGTGGGAAGATGTTTACTTGTCAGAGTGCTTTGAAAAGACATGTGAGaatccacactggtgagaagccttttgcctgctcagtttgtggccaaagattctttgAGAAGGGAACCTTAAAAAGacacaccagaacacacactggtgagaaacctttttactgcttagtttgtggccaaagattctctagGAAGGGAAGTTTAAAAATACACGCGAGAACACACACTGGCGAGAATCCTTTTTcctgcttagtttgtggccaaagattctctagGAAGGAAAACTTAAAATTacacgcaaaaacacacactggtgagaaac cttttgcctgcttagtttgtggccaaagattctctagGAAGGGAAGCTTAAAAATACATGCGAAAacgcacactggtgagaaacctttttcctgcttagtttgtggccaaagattctctaaGACGGGAACCTTAAAAATACATACCAGAACACACTCTGGCGAGAAACCATATtcatgctcagtttgtggtaaaagattCCCCCATAAGGGAAACTTAAAagtacacacaagaacccacactggtgagaaaccttttgcctgtttggATTGTGGCCAAAAATTCTCTGACAAGAGAATCTTAAAAAGacacaccaaaacacacactggtgagaaaccctttgcctgtacagattgtggccaaagattctctcagaaggcacacctaaaaaatCACAggagaacccacactggtgagaagccttttgcctgttcaCATTGTGGCAAAAAATTCTCTGACAAGAGAAACTTTAAACGGCAcgccagaacacacactggtgagaaaccttttgcctgttcataCTGTGGCCAAAAATTCTCTTTTAAGGGAAGCCGAATTaaccacacaagaacccacgctggtgagaaacctttttgctgctcagtttgtggccaaaaatCCTCTGACAAGAGAACCTTAAAAAacacaccagaacacacactggtgagaacaaacaacctacatcaatcagagttaaaatga
- the LOC127604158 gene encoding gastrula zinc finger protein XlCGF57.1-like isoform X3, giving the protein MDGWISHSSITMFVMHACLIFLLTVHGTVSHCTGWPQFWTISQLRACVREEGYDVALCSNIVKKIGSSSLTGWPPLMYTMQRRLLQDCKGSSASPKMSKNISEDACPERLDAESFHMKEEEENKEVEQQVRYIKREEEPDYPCTKDDISKDAFPERLDAEPLNIKEEEENKEEEQQIPNIKREEEQLDAEPFHIKEEEENKEEEQQVPYIKREEEPDYPCMKDGENTSLNVDDDEDEESHGDPTCHTDDKPWKCQCGKMFTCQSALKRHVRIHTGEKPFACSVCGQRFFEKGTLKRHTRTHTGEKPFSCLVCGQRFSRKESLKIHAKTHTGEKPFACLVCGQRFSRKGSLKIHAKTHTGEKPFSCLVCGQRFSKTGTLKIHTRTHSGEKPYSCSVCGKRFPHKGNLKVHTRTHTGEKPFACLDCGQKFSDKRILKRHTKTHTGEKPFACTDCGQRFSQKAHLKNHRRTHTGEKPFACSHCGKKFSDKRNFKRHARTHTGEKPFACSYCGQKFSFKGSRINHTRTHAGEKPFCCSVCGQKSSDKRTLKNTPEHTLVRTNNLHQSELK; this is encoded by the exons atggatggatggatatcccaTTCCTCAATTACAATGTTTGTGATGCATGCTTGTCTAATTTTTCTTCTTACTGTACACGGTACAGTTTCTCACTGTACAGGGTGGCCTCAATTTTGGACAATTTCTcaactgcgtgcgtgcgtgcgggaggaagggtatgatgtggctctttgcagtaacatagtaaaaaaaattggctcttcgtctctgactggttggccacccctgatgtatacaatgcagaggcgattgctccaagactgcaagggaagctcagcttcccctaaaatgtcaaaaa ATATCAGCGAAGATGCTTGTCCTGAGCGGCTGGATGCAGAGTCCTTTCAcatgaaagaagaagaggagaacAAAGAGGTAGAACAGCAGGTCCGATACATTAAAAGAGAGGAGGAGCCAGATTACCCTTGCACGAAAGATG ATATCAGCAAAGATGCTTTTCCTGAGCGGCTGGATGCAGAGCCCTTAaacattaaagaggaagaggagaacaaAGAGGAAGAACAGCAGATCCCAAACATTAAAAGAGAGGAGGAGCAGCTGGATGCAGAGCCCTTtcacattaaagaggaagaggagaacaaAGAGGAAGAACAGCAGGTCCCATACATTAAAAGAGAGGAGGAGCCAGATTACCCTTGCATGAAAGATGGTGAAaacacatcattaaatgttgatgatgatgaggatgaagagtcTCATGGTGATCCTACATGTCACACTGACGACAAACCCTGGAAATGTCAGTGTGGGAAGATGTTTACTTGTCAGAGTGCTTTGAAAAGACATGTGAGaatccacactggtgagaagccttttgcctgctcagtttgtggccaaagattctttgAGAAGGGAACCTTAAAAAGacacaccagaacacacactggtgagaaac ctttttcctgcttagtttgtggccaaagattttctAGGAAGGAAAGCTTAAAAATacacgcaaaaacacacactggtgagaaaccttttgcctgcttagtttgtggccaaagattctctagGAAGGGAAGCTTAAAAATACATGCGAAAacgcacactggtgagaaacctttttcctgcttagtttgtggccaaagattctctaaGACGGGAACCTTAAAAATACATACCAGAACACACTCTGGCGAGAAACCATATtcatgctcagtttgtggtaaaagattCCCCCATAAGGGAAACTTAAAagtacacacaagaacccacactggtgagaaaccttttgcctgtttggATTGTGGCCAAAAATTCTCTGACAAGAGAATCTTAAAAAGacacaccaaaacacacactggtgagaaaccctttgcctgtacagattgtggccaaagattctctcagaaggcacacctaaaaaatCACAggagaacccacactggtgagaagccttttgcctgttcaCATTGTGGCAAAAAATTCTCTGACAAGAGAAACTTTAAACGGCAcgccagaacacacactggtgagaaaccttttgcctgttcataCTGTGGCCAAAAATTCTCTTTTAAGGGAAGCCGAATTaaccacacaagaacccacgctggtgagaaacctttttgctgctcagtttgtggccaaaaatCCTCTGACAAGAGAACCTTAAAAAacacaccagaacacacactggtgagaacaaacaacctacatcaatcagagttaaaatga
- the LOC127604158 gene encoding gastrula zinc finger protein XlCGF57.1-like isoform X5, which translates to MDGWISHSSITMFVMHACLIFLLTVHGTVSHCTGWPQFWTISQLRACVREEGYDVALCSNIVKKIGSSSLTGWPPLMYTMQRRLLQDCKGSSASPKMSKNISEDACPERLDAESFHMKEEEENKEVEQQVRYIKREEEPDYPCTKDDISKDAFPERLDAEPLNIKEEEENKEEEQQIPNIKREEEQLDAEPFHIKEEEENKEEEQQVPYIKREEEPDYPCMKDGENTSLNVDDDEDEESHGDPTCHTDDKPWKCQCGKMFTCQSALKRHVRIHTGEKPFACSVCGQRFFEKGTLKRHTRTHTGEKPFYCLVCGQRFSRKGSLKIHARTHTGENPFSCLVCGQRFSRKENLKLHAKTHTGEKPFACLVCGQRFSRKGSLKIHAKTHTGEKPFSCLVCGQRFSKTGTLKIHTRTHSGEKPYSCSVCGKRFPHKGNLKVHTRTHTGEKPFACLDCGQKFSDKRILKRHTKTHTGEKPFACTDCGQRFSQKAHLKNHRRTHTGEKPFACSYCGQKFSFKGSRINHTRTHAGEKPFCCSVCGQKSSDKRTLKNTPEHTLVRTNNLHQSELK; encoded by the exons atggatggatggatatcccaTTCCTCAATTACAATGTTTGTGATGCATGCTTGTCTAATTTTTCTTCTTACTGTACACGGTACAGTTTCTCACTGTACAGGGTGGCCTCAATTTTGGACAATTTCTcaactgcgtgcgtgcgtgcgggaggaagggtatgatgtggctctttgcagtaacatagtaaaaaaaattggctcttcgtctctgactggttggccacccctgatgtatacaatgcagaggcgattgctccaagactgcaagggaagctcagcttcccctaaaatgtcaaaaa ATATCAGCGAAGATGCTTGTCCTGAGCGGCTGGATGCAGAGTCCTTTCAcatgaaagaagaagaggagaacAAAGAGGTAGAACAGCAGGTCCGATACATTAAAAGAGAGGAGGAGCCAGATTACCCTTGCACGAAAGATG ATATCAGCAAAGATGCTTTTCCTGAGCGGCTGGATGCAGAGCCCTTAaacattaaagaggaagaggagaacaaAGAGGAAGAACAGCAGATCCCAAACATTAAAAGAGAGGAGGAGCAGCTGGATGCAGAGCCCTTtcacattaaagaggaagaggagaacaaAGAGGAAGAACAGCAGGTCCCATACATTAAAAGAGAGGAGGAGCCAGATTACCCTTGCATGAAAGATGGTGAAaacacatcattaaatgttgatgatgatgaggatgaagagtcTCATGGTGATCCTACATGTCACACTGACGACAAACCCTGGAAATGTCAGTGTGGGAAGATGTTTACTTGTCAGAGTGCTTTGAAAAGACATGTGAGaatccacactggtgagaagccttttgcctgctcagtttgtggccaaagattctttgAGAAGGGAACCTTAAAAAGacacaccagaacacacactggtgagaaacctttttactgcttagtttgtggccaaagattctctagGAAGGGAAGTTTAAAAATACACGCGAGAACACACACTGGCGAGAATCCTTTTTcctgcttagtttgtggccaaagattctctagGAAGGAAAACTTAAAATTacacgcaaaaacacacactggtgagaaac cttttgcctgcttagtttgtggccaaagattctctagGAAGGGAAGCTTAAAAATACATGCGAAAacgcacactggtgagaaacctttttcctgcttagtttgtggccaaagattctctaaGACGGGAACCTTAAAAATACATACCAGAACACACTCTGGCGAGAAACCATATtcatgctcagtttgtggtaaaagattCCCCCATAAGGGAAACTTAAAagtacacacaagaacccacactggtgagaaaccttttgcctgtttggATTGTGGCCAAAAATTCTCTGACAAGAGAATCTTAAAAAGacacaccaaaacacacactggtgagaaaccctttgcctgtacagattgtggccaaagattctctcagaaggcacacctaaaaaatCACAggagaacccacactggtgagaagc cttttgcctgttcataCTGTGGCCAAAAATTCTCTTTTAAGGGAAGCCGAATTaaccacacaagaacccacgctggtgagaaacctttttgctgctcagtttgtggccaaaaatCCTCTGACAAGAGAACCTTAAAAAacacaccagaacacacactggtgagaacaaacaacctacatcaatcagagttaaaatga